The following proteins are co-located in the Hydrogenophaga sp. RAC07 genome:
- a CDS encoding Hpt domain-containing protein, which translates to MLDTATDSLQMDPPVADLGPLAWVFEELRKSLDGANKAIKRFVRETEQSRLDDLQAVDPSSLRQARQQLHQAVGALEMVGLGAPAHVLRAMEAAVQRFVQRPQTCNEAAAAKIERASFALIEYLEAVLNNKPVQPVALFSQYRDVQELAAAERVHPADLWPFDHHGVEVGAPADRTPLACDASIRSLFDRLVLLIVKTDSQAAAQQLVKLCAGLSAGADNTRTRTFWRVASGFFEAVAQRLLPSDVYVKRAFSRILMQFVTLSQGKSQVSETLLHDLLFFCAQPRDVSEQKSPQLAAVRKAFGLGISPAVDYHVATLGRYDPAVLAQARKRINSAKEAWSLYSGGDASRARQVADQFGLIGDSLLKLHPASTVLAQALVKAADHAVREPGGVSPELAMEVATTTLYLEAAFEDFDPSAPELTERTQALADRLEAVMAGQPAQPLDTWMEQLYRRVSDRQTMGSVVGELKVSLGDVEKSLDQFFRTPQEKAGLHVAVSQLAQMRGVLSVLGLDHAVQAVTRMRTMVEQILDTEVDEALAREAGTFQQLGNNLSAMSLLVDMLNYQPTLAKKLFVFDEEKGELLPLMGRAPGAELRHPPVHDEARAISDGVQQVVSEVQGGMNLVDLSQQLDSLAEQATLAEQSGVARAAREAAGAVVGNDAAAGAQALVGLSEASLPASEREQVDTSGEDNDEDDLLDIFLEEAREVVGNGLDAVGHLQVQPGDLEHLTTLRRAFHTLKGSSRMVGLEEFGQAAWSMEQLLNTVLAEQRPASPPLLMLTGQAMTEFARWVEDISARRESTWKAQPFKVSADALRDQGRFMPLVQPSETLAEPDGLTEPVASTPLPDSLPLVEPVAEMAEAVEPVEAIELDLPALDAGQEIAPAADEQTALAVDTQDVTFDTAFLDLEPSPEPAASVPDAGQMFADIDFGSLAAFSSKDASPAEGTEPQAEPEVLEAAPDEPALQQAEPEEAAPADPVAEEVPDEQTRVIGSLRIGLKLYNVYLNEADEWSRRLCTGLAEWALERHEPVPEQTEALAHSLAGSSATVGFQSLSDIARALEHALGSVSHHQRAGAQATAEQAQLFVDASEDIRRLLHQFAAGFLKEPDAALMDALYRVVHDPVPEETAPQPEVDDAWPVADEPAAGEALAEVQAQVEPVSEEAAHEEAAFAPPESAPSTFAPLTTFDLPSLAEPSIDFVAPHADTHRVDHGHVQDIDDDIDVLDTIDVDLFPIFAEEAQELLPQLEGALRQWVARPDNGSARSEVLRNLHTLKGSARLAGALRLGEMVHRMETTAERLGSDVQRGADLEPLQAAFDDISARFEVLRRQDPESTDVVQTAPEQVVFEAVSPAESVVSDVPADAAPQPTATRTMEGLVLPVAPTVTQARAGAAVRVRPELLDRLVNQAGEVMTTRARMESELVTLRGSLKDLTGNLDRLRGQLRDIELQAETQMQSRLAQARDADQSFDPLEFDRFTRVQELTRMMAESVNDVATVQRNLQRAVESTEDSLVAQGRQTRELQRDLLRTRMVEFEGISERLYRVVRQASKETGKQVRLDITGGNIEMDRGVLDRMTAAFEHLLRNSVVHGIESPENRLSAGKPAEGQIEITLAQELNDVSVVFADDGSGLDLPRLREKATAQGLITPDANLSDAEAAQLVFEPGISTAREVSELAGRGIGMDVVRNDVVALGGRIETATQAGQGTNFKLVLPLTTAVTQVVMLRAGSLTLGVPSNLVELVRRVSADELAKAYASGSLTVAGEAVPFFWTGALLQSSVQSLESKGRTLPVIIFRSAAQRVAMHVDEVLGNQEVVVKNLGTQLSRLPGLAGMSVLASGAVALIYNPVALAAVYGEQVRAWVASQQKLAQDMPTDAPLPMDLAANAVPLVLVVDDSITVRRVTQRLLQREGYRVTLAADGLQALEKLQAERPTVVLSDIEMPRMDGFDLVRNIRSDARLSDLPVIMITSRIAEKHREHARELGVDHYLGKPYAEDELLALIGHYAKATVES; encoded by the coding sequence ATGCTCGACACCGCCACCGACAGTCTGCAGATGGATCCCCCTGTCGCCGACCTCGGCCCGTTGGCGTGGGTGTTTGAAGAACTGCGCAAATCGCTCGATGGCGCCAACAAGGCGATCAAGCGGTTTGTTCGGGAAACCGAACAATCGCGCCTGGACGACTTGCAGGCGGTCGACCCGTCATCGCTGCGCCAGGCACGCCAACAGCTGCACCAGGCTGTGGGCGCACTGGAGATGGTTGGGTTGGGTGCGCCGGCCCACGTGCTCCGTGCCATGGAGGCCGCTGTGCAGCGATTTGTACAGCGCCCTCAAACCTGCAACGAGGCGGCTGCGGCCAAGATCGAGCGCGCCAGCTTTGCGCTCATTGAATACCTTGAAGCGGTCTTGAACAACAAGCCGGTGCAACCGGTGGCCTTGTTTTCCCAGTACCGCGATGTCCAGGAACTGGCCGCCGCCGAGCGCGTGCACCCGGCAGACTTGTGGCCCTTTGACCACCATGGCGTGGAGGTCGGTGCGCCGGCCGACCGCACGCCGTTGGCCTGTGACGCGTCGATCCGTTCGCTGTTTGACCGGCTGGTGCTGCTGATCGTCAAGACCGACAGCCAGGCGGCCGCTCAACAACTGGTCAAGCTCTGCGCCGGCCTCTCGGCAGGAGCGGACAACACCCGCACGCGCACCTTCTGGCGTGTGGCCTCCGGTTTCTTCGAAGCGGTGGCGCAGCGCCTGTTGCCCAGCGACGTTTACGTCAAGCGCGCCTTTTCGCGGATCCTGATGCAGTTCGTGACCTTGTCGCAAGGCAAGTCGCAGGTGTCCGAGACCTTGCTGCACGACCTGCTCTTTTTCTGCGCCCAGCCGCGCGACGTTTCCGAGCAGAAATCGCCTCAACTGGCGGCTGTGCGCAAGGCGTTCGGCCTGGGCATCTCGCCTGCCGTGGACTACCACGTGGCCACCCTGGGTCGCTACGACCCGGCCGTGTTGGCTCAGGCGCGCAAGCGCATCAATTCGGCCAAGGAAGCCTGGTCCCTGTACTCCGGTGGTGATGCCAGCCGCGCGCGCCAGGTGGCCGATCAGTTTGGCCTGATCGGTGATTCGCTGCTCAAACTGCACCCGGCCAGCACGGTACTGGCCCAGGCGCTGGTGAAGGCGGCCGACCATGCGGTGCGTGAGCCGGGTGGCGTGAGCCCGGAGCTGGCCATGGAAGTGGCCACCACCACCCTGTATCTGGAAGCTGCGTTTGAAGATTTTGATCCCAGCGCACCCGAACTGACCGAGCGCACGCAGGCCCTGGCCGACCGCCTGGAGGCCGTGATGGCGGGCCAGCCGGCCCAGCCGCTGGACACCTGGATGGAGCAGCTGTACCGCCGGGTGAGTGATCGCCAGACGATGGGCAGCGTGGTCGGGGAACTCAAAGTATCGCTGGGCGATGTCGAGAAGTCGCTCGATCAGTTTTTCCGCACGCCGCAGGAGAAGGCCGGCCTGCACGTGGCCGTGTCCCAGCTGGCGCAGATGCGCGGCGTGTTGTCGGTGCTGGGCCTGGACCACGCCGTGCAAGCGGTGACCCGCATGCGCACCATGGTCGAGCAGATTCTCGATACCGAAGTGGACGAGGCTCTGGCCCGCGAGGCCGGCACCTTCCAGCAACTGGGCAACAACCTCAGCGCCATGAGCCTGCTGGTGGACATGCTCAACTACCAGCCCACGCTGGCCAAGAAGCTGTTTGTCTTTGACGAAGAAAAAGGCGAACTGCTGCCGCTGATGGGCCGTGCACCGGGTGCCGAACTGCGCCATCCGCCCGTGCACGACGAAGCCCGTGCCATCAGTGACGGCGTGCAGCAGGTCGTGAGTGAAGTCCAGGGCGGCATGAACCTGGTGGACCTGAGCCAGCAGCTCGATTCGCTGGCCGAGCAGGCCACGCTGGCAGAACAATCGGGCGTTGCCCGTGCGGCGCGCGAAGCCGCGGGCGCGGTGGTCGGCAACGATGCAGCCGCCGGCGCCCAGGCCTTGGTCGGCCTCTCCGAGGCGTCCTTGCCCGCCAGCGAGCGGGAGCAGGTCGACACGTCGGGCGAAGACAACGACGAAGACGACTTGCTGGACATTTTTCTGGAGGAAGCCCGCGAGGTGGTCGGCAACGGGCTGGATGCCGTGGGCCACCTGCAGGTGCAGCCCGGCGACCTGGAACACCTCACCACGCTGCGTCGTGCGTTCCACACCCTCAAGGGCAGCTCTCGCATGGTGGGGCTCGAAGAGTTCGGCCAGGCCGCTTGGTCCATGGAGCAGTTGCTCAACACCGTTCTGGCCGAACAGCGTCCTGCCAGTCCGCCGCTGTTGATGCTGACCGGCCAGGCCATGACCGAGTTCGCACGCTGGGTGGAGGACATCTCAGCGCGGCGCGAAAGCACCTGGAAGGCACAACCCTTCAAGGTCAGCGCCGATGCGCTGCGTGACCAGGGCAGGTTCATGCCTTTGGTCCAGCCGAGCGAGACGTTGGCAGAGCCCGATGGTTTGACCGAGCCGGTTGCATCCACCCCGTTGCCAGATTCGTTGCCCTTGGTCGAACCCGTCGCCGAGATGGCCGAGGCTGTTGAACCGGTTGAAGCGATCGAGCTGGATTTGCCCGCCCTGGATGCCGGTCAGGAAATCGCACCTGCAGCCGACGAGCAGACCGCCTTGGCGGTCGACACCCAGGACGTGACGTTCGACACGGCATTCCTTGACCTGGAACCATCACCCGAGCCTGCCGCCAGCGTGCCCGACGCCGGGCAGATGTTCGCCGATATCGACTTTGGCAGCCTGGCTGCGTTCTCCTCCAAAGACGCCTCGCCCGCAGAGGGCACCGAGCCGCAGGCCGAGCCGGAGGTCCTGGAAGCGGCGCCTGATGAGCCAGCTCTGCAGCAGGCCGAGCCGGAGGAGGCCGCACCCGCAGATCCGGTTGCTGAAGAAGTGCCCGACGAGCAGACCCGCGTGATCGGCTCGCTGCGCATCGGCCTCAAGCTGTACAACGTGTACCTCAACGAGGCCGACGAGTGGTCGCGTCGTTTGTGCACCGGTCTGGCCGAATGGGCGCTGGAACGCCACGAGCCGGTGCCCGAGCAGACCGAAGCCCTGGCCCATTCGCTGGCGGGCAGTTCCGCCACGGTGGGCTTCCAGTCGTTGTCGGACATTGCGCGCGCGCTCGAACATGCCCTGGGTTCGGTGAGCCACCACCAACGGGCCGGTGCCCAGGCCACGGCCGAGCAGGCCCAGCTGTTCGTCGATGCCTCCGAAGACATTCGCCGCCTGCTGCACCAGTTTGCGGCCGGCTTCCTCAAGGAACCCGATGCTGCGCTGATGGACGCGTTGTACCGCGTGGTTCACGACCCGGTGCCGGAAGAGACCGCACCGCAACCCGAGGTGGACGACGCATGGCCGGTGGCCGACGAACCGGCAGCCGGCGAAGCGTTGGCCGAGGTTCAGGCGCAGGTGGAGCCCGTGTCCGAAGAAGCGGCTCATGAAGAGGCCGCCTTCGCGCCACCCGAGTCGGCGCCGTCGACATTTGCACCGCTGACGACCTTTGACCTGCCGTCGCTGGCCGAACCGTCGATCGATTTTGTGGCGCCCCATGCGGACACGCACCGGGTGGACCACGGCCACGTGCAGGACATCGACGACGACATCGATGTGCTGGACACGATCGACGTTGACCTGTTCCCGATCTTTGCCGAAGAGGCCCAGGAACTGCTGCCTCAGCTCGAAGGCGCCTTGCGCCAGTGGGTGGCGCGCCCCGACAACGGCAGCGCCCGTTCGGAGGTGCTGCGCAATCTGCACACCCTCAAAGGCAGTGCCCGCCTCGCCGGCGCCTTGCGCCTGGGTGAAATGGTGCACCGCATGGAAACCACGGCTGAACGCCTTGGTTCCGACGTGCAGCGCGGCGCGGATCTGGAGCCGTTGCAGGCGGCGTTTGACGACATCAGCGCCCGCTTTGAGGTCTTGCGCAGGCAAGACCCCGAGTCGACCGATGTGGTGCAGACGGCGCCCGAACAGGTGGTGTTCGAAGCCGTGTCACCCGCCGAGTCGGTGGTCTCCGATGTGCCTGCCGACGCAGCGCCTCAACCCACGGCCACCCGCACCATGGAAGGGCTTGTCTTGCCTGTGGCGCCCACGGTCACGCAAGCGCGTGCCGGTGCCGCCGTGCGCGTGCGCCCCGAACTGCTGGACCGCCTGGTGAACCAGGCCGGCGAGGTGATGACGACCCGCGCGCGCATGGAGTCCGAGCTCGTGACACTGCGCGGTTCCTTGAAAGACCTCACGGGCAACCTGGACCGTTTGCGCGGCCAGCTGCGGGACATCGAGCTGCAGGCCGAGACGCAGATGCAGTCCCGGCTGGCACAGGCCCGCGACGCCGACCAGTCGTTCGACCCGCTCGAGTTCGACCGCTTCACCCGTGTGCAGGAACTCACCCGCATGATGGCCGAGTCGGTGAACGACGTGGCCACGGTGCAGCGCAACCTGCAGCGTGCGGTGGAATCCACCGAAGACAGCCTGGTGGCCCAGGGCCGGCAGACGCGCGAACTCCAGCGCGACCTGTTGCGCACCCGCATGGTGGAATTTGAAGGCATCTCCGAGCGCCTGTACCGCGTGGTGCGCCAGGCGTCCAAGGAAACCGGCAAACAGGTGCGACTGGACATCACCGGCGGCAACATCGAGATGGACCGCGGTGTGCTGGACCGGATGACGGCGGCGTTTGAACATCTGTTGCGCAACAGCGTGGTGCACGGCATCGAATCGCCCGAGAACCGCCTGAGCGCCGGCAAGCCCGCAGAAGGCCAGATCGAGATCACGCTGGCGCAGGAACTCAACGACGTGTCGGTGGTGTTCGCTGACGATGGCAGCGGGCTGGACTTGCCCCGCCTGCGCGAAAAGGCCACGGCCCAGGGATTGATCACACCCGATGCGAACCTCAGCGACGCCGAAGCCGCACAGCTGGTGTTTGAACCCGGCATCAGCACGGCGCGTGAAGTGTCCGAGCTGGCAGGCCGGGGCATCGGCATGGATGTGGTTCGCAACGACGTGGTGGCCCTCGGTGGCCGCATCGAGACCGCGACGCAGGCCGGGCAGGGCACCAACTTCAAACTGGTGTTGCCGCTGACCACGGCCGTGACGCAGGTGGTGATGCTGCGCGCCGGGTCCCTGACCCTGGGCGTGCCGTCCAACCTGGTGGAACTGGTGCGCCGCGTCAGCGCCGATGAGCTGGCCAAGGCCTATGCCAGCGGTTCGCTCACGGTGGCGGGCGAAGCCGTGCCGTTCTTCTGGACCGGCGCATTGCTGCAGTCGTCTGTGCAATCGCTCGAATCCAAAGGCCGCACCTTGCCGGTCATCATCTTCCGAAGCGCCGCGCAACGGGTGGCCATGCACGTGGACGAAGTGCTGGGCAACCAGGAAGTGGTGGTGAAGAACCTCGGTACGCAGCTCTCGCGCTTGCCGGGTCTGGCGGGCATGTCGGTGCTGGCCTCGGGTGCTGTGGCGCTGATCTACAACCCGGTGGCACTGGCGGCGGTGTACGGCGAGCAGGTGCGCGCCTGGGTGGCCTCGCAGCAGAAGCTGGCGCAGGACATGCCCACCGACGCGCCGCTGCCGATGGACCTCGCCGCGAACGCCGTGCCGCTGGTGCTGGTGGTCGACGACTCCATCACCGTGCGCCGTGTGACGCAGCGCCTGCTGCAACGCGAAGGCTACCGGGTCACGCTGGCGGCCGATGGCCTGCAGGCGCTGGAGAAGCTGCAGGCCGAGCGGCCCACGGTGGTGTTGTCCGACATCGAGATGCCGCGCATGGACGGCTTCGACCTCGTGCGCAACATCCGCAGCGACGCGCGCCTGTCCGATCTGCCGGTGATCATGATCACCTCGCGCATCGCGGAGAAACACCGCGAACACGCGCGCGAACTGGGCGTGGACCACTACCTGGGCAAGCCTTACGCCGAAGACGAGTTGCTGGCCCTGATCGGCCACTACGCCAAGGCAACGGTCGAGTCTTGA
- a CDS encoding methyl-accepting chemotaxis protein, whose product MATLDRFQGLFKKKADDERDLPTVSDEEAAELAAARLAPDPQVDDFSGNLLLSEDEEGVEQAGLISVPLLGRRPAEQHQRTLAVLLAFGLVVLGAVTFFVLSQTEKVSQQLAASGQALMQSQRLAKSVSQALIGSPAAFPEVRDSSDVLSRSLRGLKQGDTSMSIDALGPEYTTQLDALLPRIDAAENNASAVLAQEAILTQVGNALRTINRQSSDLLEIAETISSLKLQQNAPAAEISASGQLVMLTQRIGKSANEFLTLEGVSPEAVFLLGKDLNTFKEISEGLLGGSEELRLAAARDEQVRERLNALLKLYEQTRVEAGAILGNLQGLVSAREAQASIIADSEPLRLGLQELQSALTSRSGLSGGEFGALLFSALFALLCAGGLAYVQLQESRQRQLTAESQRVAAESLEQDAKRVNDANQAAILRLMNELQTVAEGDLTQEATVTEDITGAIADSVNYTVEELRSLVGNVQATATRVAQTTSAVESTSTELLAASTEQLREIRETGQSVLDMAQRINQVSGQAQESATVARASLQAAESGLQAVQDAIGGMNSIRDQIQETSKRIKRLGESSQEIGEITELISDITEQTNVLALNAAIQAASAGEAGRGFSVVAEEVQRLAERSADATRQISALVKAIQTDTQDAVAAMERSTQGVVEGAKLSDNAGTALSEIDRVSRRLAELIEQISNAASREADSANEVAGNIQHIFAVTEQTGEGTRSTAQQVRELSAMAEELRQSVSRFKIA is encoded by the coding sequence ATGGCCACGCTTGATCGATTCCAGGGACTGTTCAAGAAAAAAGCCGATGATGAACGCGACTTGCCCACCGTGTCCGACGAGGAGGCCGCCGAGTTGGCCGCTGCGCGGCTCGCGCCCGACCCACAGGTGGACGATTTCTCGGGCAACCTGCTCCTGTCCGAAGACGAGGAGGGAGTCGAACAAGCGGGCCTGATCTCGGTTCCCCTGCTGGGGCGCCGGCCTGCAGAACAACACCAGCGAACCCTGGCGGTCCTGTTGGCGTTCGGCCTTGTGGTGTTGGGTGCCGTGACCTTCTTCGTGTTGAGCCAGACCGAAAAGGTCAGTCAGCAGCTGGCCGCCAGCGGTCAGGCCCTCATGCAATCACAGCGTCTGGCGAAAAGTGTTTCGCAGGCCTTGATCGGCAGCCCGGCAGCGTTTCCTGAAGTGCGTGACAGTTCGGACGTGTTGTCCCGAAGCCTGCGTGGCCTCAAGCAGGGCGACACCAGCATGTCCATCGATGCCTTGGGTCCCGAGTACACGACCCAGCTGGATGCACTGCTGCCGCGCATCGACGCTGCTGAAAACAACGCATCCGCCGTGTTGGCGCAGGAAGCCATCCTGACCCAGGTGGGCAACGCTTTGCGCACCATCAACCGCCAGTCGTCGGACCTGCTGGAGATCGCGGAAACCATTTCGTCCTTGAAGCTGCAGCAGAACGCGCCGGCCGCCGAGATTTCGGCTTCGGGTCAGCTCGTGATGCTGACCCAGCGCATCGGCAAGTCGGCCAACGAGTTCCTGACACTCGAAGGCGTGAGCCCCGAAGCCGTGTTCCTGCTAGGCAAGGACTTGAACACGTTCAAGGAAATTTCAGAAGGTTTGTTGGGCGGCAGTGAAGAACTGCGTCTGGCTGCAGCTCGTGACGAGCAGGTGCGCGAACGTCTGAATGCCCTGCTCAAGCTTTACGAGCAAACCCGTGTTGAAGCCGGCGCGATTCTGGGCAACCTGCAAGGTCTGGTGTCGGCCCGTGAAGCCCAGGCCAGCATCATTGCGGACAGCGAGCCGCTTCGCCTGGGTCTGCAAGAACTTCAATCGGCCCTGACCTCGCGTTCGGGCCTGAGCGGTGGCGAATTCGGCGCGCTGTTGTTTTCCGCGCTGTTCGCGCTGCTGTGCGCCGGCGGTCTGGCGTATGTGCAACTGCAGGAAAGCCGCCAACGTCAACTCACCGCCGAGTCGCAGCGTGTGGCTGCCGAGTCCCTGGAGCAAGACGCCAAGCGCGTGAACGACGCGAACCAGGCGGCCATTTTGCGGTTGATGAACGAACTGCAGACGGTTGCTGAAGGTGACCTGACGCAAGAAGCCACGGTGACCGAAGACATCACGGGCGCCATTGCCGACTCGGTGAACTACACGGTGGAAGAGCTGCGATCTCTGGTGGGCAACGTGCAGGCCACGGCCACCCGCGTGGCGCAAACGACGTCGGCGGTGGAAAGCACCTCCACCGAGCTGCTCGCTGCCTCGACCGAGCAGCTGCGCGAGATTCGCGAGACCGGTCAGTCCGTGCTGGACATGGCGCAACGAATCAACCAGGTGTCCGGTCAGGCGCAAGAGTCCGCCACAGTGGCCCGCGCTTCGCTGCAAGCCGCCGAATCGGGTCTGCAGGCCGTGCAGGACGCCATCGGCGGTATGAACTCGATTCGCGACCAGATCCAGGAAACCTCCAAGCGGATCAAGCGGCTGGGTGAGTCGTCGCAAGAGATTGGCGAGATCACCGAGCTGATTTCCGACATTACCGAACAGACCAACGTGCTGGCGTTGAACGCAGCCATTCAGGCGGCCTCGGCAGGTGAGGCGGGTCGCGGCTTCTCGGTGGTTGCCGAAGAGGTGCAGCGACTGGCCGAACGTTCAGCCGATGCCACGCGCCAGATCTCGGCGCTGGTGAAGGCGATTCAGACCGACACGCAAGATGCCGTGGCCGCCATGGAGCGATCCACGCAGGGTGTGGTCGAAGGGGCCAAGCTGTCCGACAACGCCGGTACCGCGCTGTCCGAGATCGATCGCGTGTCGCGCCGACTGGCCGAGCTGATCGAACAGATTTCCAACGCTGCGTCCCGCGAAGCCGATTCGGCCAACGAGGTGGCGGGCAACATCCAGCACATCTTTGCCGTGACCGAGCAGACCGGTGAGGGCACCCGCTCCACGGCGCAGCAGGTGCGCGAACTCTCGGCCATGGCCGAAGAACTTCGCCAGTCGGTGTCGCGATTCAAGATCGCTTGA
- a CDS encoding chemotaxis protein CheW yields MAKRQSLRDLQERLAQRLSVAKTEAVTAAWLAVESHGNRYLLPLVQSGEIFPWSSVQRVPYTKPWFVGVASLRGGLHGVIDLAALVDSAATSSSGVLDGVQGDRITSESRLVSLHTALGVNAVIWIDRLLGLRSAAMFSGFGAKPDGAPAYFNRSLVDAQGAVWQELDLQVLVGEPEFLAIAA; encoded by the coding sequence ATGGCCAAACGACAATCACTGAGGGATCTGCAGGAACGTTTGGCCCAGCGACTGAGTGTCGCCAAAACTGAAGCCGTGACAGCGGCGTGGCTGGCGGTGGAGTCCCACGGCAACCGGTACCTCTTGCCACTGGTGCAGTCGGGTGAAATCTTTCCCTGGTCTTCGGTGCAACGCGTGCCTTACACCAAGCCCTGGTTTGTGGGTGTGGCCAGCCTGCGGGGCGGCCTTCACGGTGTGATCGACCTGGCGGCATTGGTGGATTCCGCCGCCACCTCATCTTCTGGCGTTCTGGACGGTGTCCAGGGCGACCGCATCACTTCGGAATCGCGTCTGGTCAGCCTGCACACTGCACTGGGTGTGAACGCCGTGATCTGGATTGATCGCCTTCTGGGCCTGCGCAGTGCCGCCATGTTCAGCGGCTTCGGCGCCAAACCGGATGGTGCGCCGGCCTATTTCAATCGATCGTTGGTGGATGCCCAGGGCGCGGTCTGGCAAGAGCTTGATTTGCAGGTGCTGGTGGGTGAGCCCGAGTTCCTCGCCATTGCTGCCTGA
- a CDS encoding response regulator, with product MAIQKILVVDDSKTELMVLSDLLSKNGYSVRTAENADEAFRRLGEEKPDLILMDVVMPGQNGFQLTRAITRDPQFSNIPIVMCTSKNLETDRVWGMRQGARDYVTKPVNGEELLSKIRALA from the coding sequence ATGGCCATCCAGAAAATCCTCGTTGTCGATGATTCAAAAACCGAACTCATGGTGCTGTCCGATCTGCTGAGTAAAAACGGCTACAGCGTGCGGACCGCCGAGAACGCGGACGAGGCCTTCCGTCGCCTGGGCGAGGAAAAGCCCGACCTGATCCTGATGGACGTTGTGATGCCCGGTCAAAATGGATTTCAGTTGACGCGTGCCATCACCCGCGATCCGCAGTTCTCAAACATTCCGATCGTGATGTGCACCAGCAAGAATCTGGAGACGGATCGGGTTTGGGGAATGCGCCAAGGTGCACGCGACTATGTGACCAAGCCAGTGAATGGCGAAGAGTTGCTGTCCAAAATCCGGGCATTGGCCTGA
- a CDS encoding response regulator, with the protein MSTTPPLKVLVVDDSNTIRRSAEIFLKQGGHEVLLADDGFDALAKINDYQPDLVFCDILMPRLDGYQTCAIIKRNVRFANIPVVMLSSKDGVFDKARGRMVGSQDYLTKPFTKDQLLHAVQQFGANLAGAA; encoded by the coding sequence GTGAGCACAACACCCCCCTTGAAAGTCCTTGTCGTTGACGACAGCAACACCATCCGGCGCAGTGCCGAGATCTTCCTCAAGCAGGGTGGGCATGAAGTCCTGTTGGCCGACGACGGATTCGACGCACTGGCCAAGATCAACGACTACCAGCCGGACCTCGTTTTCTGCGACATCCTGATGCCGCGCCTCGACGGCTACCAGACCTGCGCCATCATCAAGCGCAACGTCCGGTTCGCCAACATCCCTGTGGTCATGCTTTCATCCAAAGACGGCGTCTTCGACAAAGCCCGCGGACGCATGGTCGGATCTCAGGACTACCTCACCAAACCTTTCACCAAAGACCAACTGCTGCATGCCGTGCAGCAGTTCGGCGCCAACCTAGCCGGAGCTGCATGA
- a CDS encoding rubredoxin: MTETKTWMCLICGWIYDEAQGAPEHGVPAGTPWAQVPMNWTCPECGARKEDFEMVQI; encoded by the coding sequence ATGACCGAAACCAAGACTTGGATGTGCCTGATTTGTGGCTGGATTTACGACGAAGCGCAAGGTGCTCCCGAGCACGGCGTGCCAGCCGGAACCCCTTGGGCGCAGGTGCCAATGAACTGGACCTGCCCCGAATGCGGCGCCCGCAAAGAGGATTTCGAGATGGTGCAAATCTGA
- the thiD gene encoding bifunctional hydroxymethylpyrimidine kinase/phosphomethylpyrimidine kinase, with amino-acid sequence MPDTPEKTTPAALAQPGEAALPCVMVFNANDPSGAGGLSADITAMSSASVHVLAVVTGAYVRDTSDIHDHFAFDEEAVADQARCALEDMPVQAFKVGFVGNPENLSVVAEITADYSDVPVIAYMPDLSWWDELAIETYLDASAELLLPQTTVLVGNHSTLCRWLLPEWEGDRPPSPRDVARAAAVHGVPYTLVTGFNAADQYLESHLASPEAVLATARYERFEATFTGAGDTLSAALCALIAGGSDLQAACAEALTYLDQCLDAGFQPGMGHAVPDRLFWAHEDDEEGEDGAADAASDSTLDADDFPLDTTRH; translated from the coding sequence ATGCCCGATACACCCGAAAAAACAACACCCGCCGCGCTCGCACAACCGGGCGAGGCTGCTTTGCCGTGCGTGATGGTCTTCAACGCCAACGACCCCAGCGGCGCCGGCGGCCTGAGCGCCGACATCACCGCCATGTCCAGTGCGTCCGTGCATGTGCTCGCGGTGGTCACCGGCGCCTACGTGCGCGACACGTCCGACATCCACGACCATTTCGCCTTTGACGAAGAGGCCGTGGCCGACCAGGCGCGCTGCGCGCTGGAAGACATGCCGGTGCAGGCCTTCAAGGTGGGCTTTGTGGGCAACCCCGAGAACCTCAGCGTGGTGGCCGAGATCACCGCCGACTACTCGGATGTGCCCGTCATTGCCTACATGCCCGACCTGTCGTGGTGGGACGAACTCGCGATCGAGACCTACCTCGATGCGAGTGCCGAACTGCTGCTGCCGCAGACCACCGTGCTCGTGGGCAACCACAGCACGCTGTGCCGCTGGCTGCTGCCCGAGTGGGAAGGTGATCGCCCGCCGAGCCCGCGCGACGTGGCCCGCGCGGCCGCCGTGCACGGTGTGCCGTACACGCTCGTCACAGGTTTCAATGCAGCCGATCAATACCTTGAAAGCCACCTTGCGTCGCCTGAAGCGGTGCTGGCCACGGCACGCTACGAACGCTTCGAGGCCACCTTCACCGGCGCGGGCGACACGCTGTCGGCGGCGCTTTGCGCGTTGATTGCGGGTGGCAGCGATCTTCAGGCGGCCTGCGCCGAAGCGCTCACCTATCTCGACCAATGTCTCGACGCGGGCTTTCAACCCGGCATGGGCCACGCCGTGCCCGACCGGCTGTTCTGGGCGCACGAAGACGATGAAGAGGGTGAAGACGGCGCGGCCGATGCGGCTTCCGACAGCACGCTCGACGCGGACGACTTTCCGCTCGACACCACCCGCCACTGA